One genomic segment of Cololabis saira isolate AMF1-May2022 chromosome 22, fColSai1.1, whole genome shotgun sequence includes these proteins:
- the ccdc191 gene encoding coiled-coil domain-containing protein 191 — MASEFAVSEVFHQRKPHSRISQLAVPLQNSEQLRDHDEAYSEAQALLGDWLNSKLRMELEVDDDDDPPFSDEKTHSSPPANQSSCPTYNNFDDLYNCLVEEEEQTSVNSILQDLMKREVLNSGMVEEMALDDQITQKKFKDPTVTMEARHQQVRENRARREAERQRQHRQRQDQKDARKEAKRREQEKEMRKKQKERKEEEMVQQEMVRLRRQIQERREQERLLRERKRAELQMAAKDVQSIPTLPTKQRRDPERLHQEQKIQTKIHMSNLKCLQRHFSGWFSVVLDRKLRMDKAMVFSDWRMQLRAWRAWRVVVWTEKRQQEVARTEEALRMEKRQMQLAVESDRRRLLRRCLNEWLLWCQKEKLLAQRQKTKREMAAFLGAVSTGTFKTTETSSFQSDIPPPKPLYESETKKKKDHHMSDILPRDNSAVNQGKTSLGNVSQSFEPWQVTRHHTALTAPELHKARQRIEDDVLTSSKTKVSTGSRFENRHIGQQQIITQQRKLLKEQQEQIAQLKEKEKMLALEKELETTAQLSRPSVQRAPRVTGEPDSQSAPSRKTVTQQTCRHPIVTAMEARAQQRAERRKQIEELKRKKEEEKLAEKKAAAEQRQREEEEEKHKAAEKRREEKRLEREREEEKQRELKRQQQLTIVARQHYHKTLLSRWGLAPWKCLIQIRQARLELAEHHHSLFILRRCTLQWKQSATESLLEKEARADRLYQHILVQRSLTCWKKLRDMQMILEERAERFYRKRTLRRFLLALLDYVTQERLLEWDHEELAQEHNNRRVVRQCFLAWRQLPRVMRRERERDERRKKLSRKVAEVLPDFSL, encoded by the exons ATGGCCTCTGAGTTTGCCGTGTCTGAAGTCTTCCACCAAAGGAAACCGCATTCAAGAATCAGCCAACTAGCTGTACCTTTGCAAAACTCTGAACAGTTACGAGATCATGATGAGGCTTACAGTGAAG CTCAGGCTCTACTAGGTGACTGGTTAAACAGTAAGCTACGGATGGAGCTGgaggttgatgatgatgatgacccaCCGTTTTCAGATGAAAAGACACACTCTTCACCTCCAGCTAACCAGTCTTCCTGCCCCACCTACAACAATTTTGATG ATCTCTATAACTGCCTGgttgaagaagaagaacaaactTCTGTTAACAGCATCCTACAAGATCTAATGAAACGAGAGGTGCTGAACTCTGGCATGGTAGAGGAAATGGCACTGGATGATCAAATTACACAGAAGAAGTTCAAAGACCCGACCGTCACCATGGAGGCACGCCATCAGCAA GTGCGGGAGAACAGGGCTCGACGGGAGGCTGAGAGACAGAGGCAGCACAGGCAGAGGCAGGATCAGAAGGATGCCAGAAAGGAGGCAAAGAGGAGAGAGCAAGAgaaggaaatgaggaagaaGCAGAAGGAGCGTAAGGAGGAGGAGATGGTGCAGCAGGAGATGGTGAGACTGAGACGCCAGATACaggagaggagagagcaggaaaggCTACTTCGAGAGAG AAAAAGAGCCGAATTGCAGATGGCAGCCAAAGACGTCCAGTCCATCCCAACACTTCCCACAAAGCAGCGCCGGGACCCTGAGCGACTCCATCAAGAACAGAAGATTCAAACAAAGATTCACATGAGTAACCTCAAG TGTCTGCAGAGGCATTTTTCTGGATGGTTTTCAGTGGTGTTGGACCGAAAGTTACGTATGGATAAGGCCATGGTCTTCTCTGACTGGAGGATGCAGCTTAGAGCATGGCGAGCGTGGCGAGTAGTAGTTTGGACAGAGAAAAGGCAGCAAGAGGTGGCAAGAACAGAGGAGGCATTACGAATGGAAAAAAG ACAAATGCAGCTGGCTGTGGAAAGTGACCGAAGGCGCTTGTTACGGCGATGCCTGAATGAGTGGCTGCTGTGGTGTCAGAAGGAGAAACTCCTGGCCCAGCGGCAGAAGACTAAACGCGAGATGGCTGCATTCCTCGGTGCTGTATCTACAGGCACTTTCAAGACCACAGAAACTTCTTCTTTTCAGTCAGACATTCCCCCACCCAAGCCCCTATACGAGTctgaaaccaaaaaaaag AAGGATCACCATATGTCAGACATTTTACCCCGTGACAACTCTGCAGTGAATCAGGGCAAGACTTCATTGGGTAATGTTTCCCAGTCCTTTGAGCCATGGCAGGTGACCCGGCATCACACAGCACTCACAGCTCCAGAGCTCCACAAGGCACGACAGAGAATTGAGGATGATGTCCTCACCAGTTCAAAAACAAAAGTGTCAACAGGCAGCAGGTTTGAAAACAGACACATTGGCCAGCAGCAGATCATCACACAGCagaggaagctgctgaaggagcAACAGGAGCAAATTGCCCAACtgaaggaaaaggagaagatgTTGGCTTTGGAGAAAGAATTGGAGACAACTGCACAGCTTAGCCGGCCATCAGTGCAGAG AGCACCCAGGGTTACTGGAGAACCTGACAGTCAGAGTGCACCTTCAAGGAAAACTGTCACTCAGCAGACATGTCGCCATCCTATTGTCACAG CCATGGAGGCCCGTGCACAGCAGCGCGCAGAGCGAAGGAAGCAGATTGAAGaactaaagagaaaaaaagaagaggaaaagttG GCTGAAAAGAAAGCTGCAGCGGAGCAAAGgcagagggaggaagaggaggaaaaacacaaagcagcagaaaaacGGAGGGAGGAGAAGAGGCTGGAACGGGAG AGGGAGGAGGAAAAACAGAGGGAGTTGAAAAGACAACAGCAGCTCACAATAGTGGCCCGTCAACACTACCATAAAACCTTGCTGTCACGGTGGGGCCTGGCACCATGGAAATGCCTCATTCAGATCAGACAAGCCAGGTTGGAG CTTGCTGAACATCATCACTCTCTCTTCATCCTGAGGCGCTGCACTCTACAATGGAAGCAATCAGCAACAGAGTCCTTGCTTGAGAAAGAGGCTCGTGCTGACCGCCTGTACCAGCACATTTTGGTTCAAAGAAGCTTAACCTGCTGGAAGAAA CTGAGAGACATGCAGATGATTCTGGAGGAGCGAGCTGAGCGTTTTTACCGCAAACGCACTCTCAGAAGGTTTCTGCTCGCGCTGCTGGACTACGTGACCCAGGAGAGGCTGCTGGAATGGGACCATGAGGAGCTGGCTCAAGAGCACAATAACAG ACGGGTGGTGCGGCAATGTTTTCTGGCCTGGAGGCAGCTTCCACGTGTAATGCGTAGGGAAAGGGAGAGGGACGAGCGGCGGAAGAAGCTGAGCCGTAAAGTGGCAGAGGTTCTGCCTGATTTTTCGCTCTGA
- the zdhhc23b gene encoding palmitoyltransferase ZDHHC23-B, protein MKKRANKMLRQEEEDALCCCEYVNRQGERSHVAACCCDCEDLDDVCDRFLKREPQKPNSLSQVGEDISDRIRVPWLWGGARKLDLSIIPPLILLPALLHLAALHFLLGIVVLTALPGLVLWYYYITHRKKGKTLFFLSLALFSLAYMYFLFVTEVLPHGHVGALELAIVSLGVILTVLALFHAKRDPGIVQPNKETIHSTVTYYSPLADRDLSLNGGKQGITLTVANRTGSLEHEGMEQKEAERQNWCAACRLVRPPRAGHCRICGVCVLRHDHHCVWINSCVGKANHRSFLLTLVFFLLTSLYGISLVLKSVCPQQNPLTALFFCPGVYNQYSTSLCFTCAWYSSIVTCGLLHLLVVQVINISYNVTEREARTALREKTARSAYWGLVVDTGVYSLGFSGNWFEFINMGDKLNHPSSSDLV, encoded by the exons ATGAAGAAGCGAGCCAACAAGATGCTgaggcaggaggaggaggacgcctTGTGCTGCTGTGAGTATGTGAACAGACAAGGAGAGCGCAGCCATGTAGCAGCCTGCTGCTGCGACTGTGAGGACCTGGACGATGTTTGTGACAG gtttcttAAGAGGGAGCCTCAGAAACCTAATTCTCTGTCCCAGGTGGGTGAAGACATTTCAGATCGGATTCGTGTGCCGTGGCTGTGGGGTGGAGCCCGAAAATTGGACCTCTCTATTATCCCGCCTCTTATTCTTCTTCCCGCCCTGCTGCATCTCGCTGCTCTCCATTTCCTGCTTGGCATTGTGGTCCTGACAGCTTTGCCCGGTTTAGTGTTGTGGTACTACTACATCACCCACCGCAAGAAGGGAAAGACGCTCTTCTTTCTCAGCCTGGCCCTCTTCTCCTTGGCGTACATGTACTTCTTGTTTGTAACAGAGGTGCTCCCCCATGGCCATGTCGGTGCACTTGAGCTGGCGATCGTGAGTCTGGGTGTCATCCTCACCGTTCTCGCCCTTTTTCACGCTAAAAGAGATCCAGGCATTGTTCAGCCAAACAAAGAGACCATCCACAGCACAGTGACATATTACAGCCCCCTGGCAGACAGAGACTTATCCCTCAATGGCGGCAAGCAGGGTATTACATTGACGGTGGCCAACCGGACAGGATCGTTGGAGCACGAGGGGATGGAGCAGAAGGAGGCTGAGCGACAGAACTGGTGTGCGGCGTGCAGACTGGTCCGGCCTCCGAGGGCAGGACACTGTCGGATCTGTGGTGTCTGTGTGCTGCGTCACGACCACCACTGTGTCTG GATAAACAGCTGCGTGGGAAAGGCCAATCACCGCAGCTTTCTCCTTACACTGGTCTTCttcctgctgacgtccctgtACGGCATCAGCCTGGTGCTGAAGAGTGTGTGTCCACAGCAAAACCCCCTGACTGCCTTATTCTTCTGCCCGGGAGTTTACAACCAGTACAG CACTTCACTTTGTTTCACCTGTGCATGGTATAGCAGTATTGTAACCTGCGGGCTGCTCCACCTGCTGGTAGTGCAAGTCATCAACATCAGCTACAATGTGACTGAGCGTGAGGCACGGACTGCCCTGAGAGAGAAAACTGCTCGCAGCGCCTACTGGGGACTCGTCGTGGACACTGGCGTTTATTCTCTGGGTTTCAGTGGAAATTGGTTTGAGTTTATAAACATGGGAGACAAACTAAATCACCCCTCCTCTTCCGACCTGGTGTGA